The window TCTTTTCTTATTGTCCGACTCTTAATTCTCTCTTTTCGTTTTTTACTTAattgtttctttttccttttcgtcccccctccccccaatgtTAAAAGTCAATTATATTATATAGTATGGTGTGTGAGTTGTTAGAGAGGAAGAGTGGGGAGGTGAAAAGTGAGGTGTGTGCTGTGAGGAGACGTGAGGGAAATGGGCATGAAAGGTGGGAAGTTAGGCTAGAAAATGggaattatcaaaattttatttctgagttgtttacacataagtcaacatcggtcaactatttcaacttaagcttttatccttgagactaagtgtctcaattcattctgaaccTCATCGGATcagaaccaattaccccgacaaatCACATGacaattgtaaagcataaaatgagcagtaaatggggaaacggggttataatacccaaaatgaccggccgagtcgttacactcTTGTTAAAACACAATGATGCGAGGGAATCATACATACTTTTGCCACCtgttaattaaaaataaatgctaaagaactctTTTAATTATCTTAACTGGGTAGATGTGTTTCCTTTAGCATTTGTGGACCAACAAAATTGGAAACATCTGCAACAATAGGAATATCACACACATGATGACATGAACATTCACAGGGTGTACGGTAAAgctttaggggtcgtttggtagagtgtataagaataatgctaaatatgatgtattagtaatgctgatATTAGTTGTGCTTGTATTAGTTATGccggtattagttatgctgacatatttcttatccattgtttggtttgatgtattaaagcattgcacaatttctaaaagaattgtttgtttacaaaaataccctcataACTAGTCCATCTCTTTATCTTTttaaagaaacatatgttgaggaATGTTTGCATATGAAAAAGGTTTAaacaaattatttgatttgtctacctatattatAGTATAGaacttaatatttatttataaaaaagtaaatatgctaagtatttatttattttctagggatataattttatttctcactttcTTGGATTATTTCAAACTTGCATTATATAATAGAATATTTTAACAAGAGTATAATTTTAAAGGatatttttatctttaactaagttaatgcatgcattaaaacacattgcattgttaatactatggtttcttatgcattagttatgcataggataataccaaatagggtgtataactaatgcttgcataactaatgcataagttcaaaaagtgtaccaaacaaagtattactaatacacaaagctaatgcatgcattattttaccTAATGCATCCTGCCAAATGACCCCTTAGAGTATAAATTGTTGACTAAAAGGGATGATATGAAGACTTCGACCAAGCGAAGTTCTTGGCTTTTTGAGTAGATGAGGTTCATAATTTGAAGTTCGGTTAAGGGTCATAGTTGTCTCTGTACTCTTTAAAAAGGTTATATTTGTCCTTCGTTATAATTTTTAGATATAATTATCCTTATCTttatactttaggatcatatttgTCCCTGTATTCTTCAAAAGGGTTATATTTGCCTTTCGTTATACTTTTTTAACAAATTTATCCTTACAattatactttaggatcatatttgCCCCTCATCTGTTAGATCGCCATGTCCCACCTTTGTTTTCCTACATGGCGCCTATGTggatttctttttcttccaatttaaatatggtcacctatttaagataatttaatCAGCCCACCCAATTTAAATAAGACTTCATTAACTCCATTGTTGTGCAACTTCTCGTAATTTACTTTGGTTACTGCAATAATTGTGAGTTGTATTAGATTAGTGATTTTGAGTTCAAAGTTATTGTTTGCCAATATGTTGTCGCTGCTATATCGCTATTGTATTTCGCACAATCTTCGTAAATGTCGTATCAGTAAATTGCTTTTCATGGATCAATAATGGTGAATTGACCAAGTTTAGACTTGATAGAGTTGTATCTCTACAAATACTTCAAAACATTATTGAGTGATTCATGTCTCCTAACTCCTAAGTATTAAAGGGAAACAAATTAACATAGACAaaggtgaaataattaaataaatcaattAGAGGTAACACTATAGTTTTATTCACTCACTGTCCAAAATTTTATCGCTCTCTGAAAAATATGGAGTTGACCCGGAGAAGAGAGATGGACGAGTGGGTGGGGGGATTGAGAATTATGATTTCCATTTATTTTAGTTAGTGTGTCTTATTTAAATTGGATGGGCGGGTTAAATTAGCTTAAATAGGTGACCAtatttaaattggaagaaaaagaaatccACATAGGCGTCATGTAAGAAAACAAAGGTGGGACATGACGATCTAACGGATGAGGGGcaaatatgatcctaaagtataattataaggataaatatgtcaaaaaatcTTGGTGTTTCAGTAATCTAGTTGCTGATTAGAAGAAGACGTTTTACCTCCACAAAAACAGTGTAAAACTCAATCATCTGCACTGTATTCGATCAGCAGACGGTTAATCCATTCTTAGTAGTGCCTTTACAGTAACATGAACTAAGTGAATCGTATTGATGAAATGACACACTTCAAAGTAATTTAATTGTTGAAGAGAAGTTTGTCTACTACTTGGAGTCTTTTCGATTCATAACTTTTGCTATTGATCACTTGATTATGAGTGTATTGCGCTTGAGAATGTTTGTTTGTACCTCTGCAGAATACCGGCTGCATTAGGCAAAAGATATGTGAAGAGGAGTCAGCCATTTGAACTCATGGTGCTAGCTGGTCTGTTTTAGTTCTAAAAAATTGCTAAGACTTCAACTTCAGAAAGGGTGGAGGAAATATGTTGATGATAATGCTTTGCAGGTAGGAAATGTTTGTTATTTAAGCTGATTGATGAGAATTTGTTCATATTGGAAGTTAAGTGATGACAGTCCAAGTTACACTACTGTCATGCAATTAGAGATATTTCTATTTGATTATTCCTCTAAGTGAATTGCACATATAGAACACATTGATTATGAAAGAGCAAAACTAAGTAAATAGTGAAAGCATTGAAATAAATGAGCAGTGTAACCTCAGAGATGTTCTTGAATTCTTTTTGGAAAAAAGGAGCTAGTCCCCTTTTTGTGATCAACTATAATGATGTTTTTTCAGGAGAAAAACTAGTTTATACCAACAATTCACGCAACATGTTCAACGTTTTATTAAGAATTCTGGAGACAAGTTAGATAACTTGAATAATCGTTTCATCTAGAATCTCTTCTACACTAGTCCTACAAAAAAAATAAGGCTCAATTCACAGCTCCTTCTGCATGGTTCTCTAACAAAACTGTAGTGCAGATGTTCCTGTAATGAAGTATGATTTGAACTTCCATTCTGTGAGGAAGATGATGTAATATAGAGAAGATGACACCATGAAGAGTAACGTGTGATCATATTACGCTTCAAGGTAAAGGAGACATATCTTGACTTGGTGGTACTGCCTGTTCTGCACATGGTGGAGGTGAAGGTGGTGATGTTGGAATGTTTGGTGGCGGAGGTGAAGAAGAGATTTGAGTTGGTGGGGGTGGAGAAGGTGGCGGCGGAGGTGGACTAGCATTGCAAGGAGTTGGAGGTGGCGGAGGTGACAATGTtggaggtggtggtggtggagaTGATGGTGGCACAGTACGTGGCGGTGGAGATGGTGATGGCAGTGGTGGCGATGGGAGAGGAGATGGTGTGGCTGGAGATGGTTGTGGTGGAGGAGAACAAGAACAACAATTGGTTGGTAGAGGGGTAGGTAATGGAGGTGGTAATGCACATTTGAAAGTGTTACAATCAACTTTTTTAGACAAAAATCTCTGGCAATCCAATGTAGGTCTTTGCATAGGCCTTCCTCTAAGACAATTCTGTTGATCAGCAAATGCATTCAGATTTAGACAAGCTGGACTCTCTTCTGAAAAGTAGTTGTTGTCATAGACAAACTTCTTCAAATTTGGAAGTCTACATATGTTGTCAGATATCTTCCCAGACAACATATTATGACCCaaattcaactgctccaaactCTCCATATTTCCAATACTCTCAGGTAAAGTACCAACAATTTGATTATAACTCAAATCCAACACTGTCAAGTTCTTCAGCATTCCAatctcattaggcaaacatgAATGAAAATTGTTATTTATAAGAAGCAATTCATTCAATGTTTTAGCCATTTTGCCCAAACTAACAGGTATACATCCTTGAAAATTGTTATTTGCCAAAACCATGACAGAAACAGGCGAATTCCCAAAGTTATCAGGCAACTCAGAAGAAAATCTGTTATTGTTAATAAACAAAGCATCAAAACTCCTTTCAAAAACTTGCCTTGGTAGCTCACCTTCAAACTCATTGAACCTCAAATCAAGAAACCTCAAGTTAGGCAATTGGACAACCACATCAGGAAACTTGCCAACGAACCGATTATTACTAACATCTAACTCAAAAAGGAGCTTCAAATTCAAGAAACTCTCAGGGATAGTACCACAAAACCTATTTGAGTTTATATGAAACAATGCAATATCATATAACAGGCCTAATTCATGTGGAAGAGTACCAGCTATATCGCCATGGTTGATATCGATACCAGCAATTGTAAGTTCAGAGGGCTCATCAAGAGAAGGCCAACAGAAAACTCCAGTGTAGTTACACACATTAGATCCTATCCAATTCGAGGTTATATTGTGAGGATCAGAGAGAATGGCTTCTTTCCAAGCTTGTAACGCAATGTATGCATTCTTTAGcctaaaattctcaaaattgagTGATGGATTGATGGCAAGAATATCACCATTGTAGGATAAGAGCTTTCTACGGTTAGTGTATTCGATATCAGCGACACCCAAATGATCATGACTAGAATTAGATATTTGATAAGTGGTGGATGCATtgaagagaataaggaaaatgaTTAGGTAGAATAATGTGTTTAGGCCAGAACTATGACCTGTAAAATGGTGCATGTTCATGTAAAAAAAGTTTCCCTTTTCttgggaagttttgggtagcaaAACTTGTTATATTGAGTCTTGTTTCAGTgaggaaaaatgaaagagaatGGATAAAGAAGGTATTGTGAGGTGAAAAAGTTAATATGCCTAGACGGCTTTGCTACTATTTGATTTGTTGTTTTCTCTTTTGAGGTAAGTCTTTGGATATTTaaccccaaaaaagaaaaagtcttTGATTTGTTAATTAGATGAGCTTTTTCAGCTTGTTCGTCGTGATCGGAGTTCTGGTGAAACAGATTCAATTTATTTCGTTAATAAAATTTCATTAAATCTTTCATATCGTACTTAATCGGTTGTATACTCCTAGTAATTTATGTCCTAATACTAAAGTTTAacatttgttttttattataaatatagaAATGATATTTTTCATTGACGATTAGCTTACACGGTTATATAGAAGATAAAGGCATTGGAATGTTAATGAATAACATAGCGCAAATTCTTTTTTATAAACTCGTATATAATAGGATATCAAAATAATAAACTTTAATATAAATGCTTTGAGAACTCAAAAAGTTATAGTAATAATTTTTAATGTTGCATTGATATCGCACAAGAAAACAAAATGAGAATGTAGGGGAAAATATTATTGTGAATATAAACGGAGATGTTCAGTTGTTAGGAAAAAATGAAGGTTGAATATAGAAGTGAAGTACAGTACTGCTAATTTGCTAAGAATTGATTTGTCCTTTATTACAAGTCTTTAGcaataataaaaacaaacaaaaaaattaaaaaggaaagaaaaagtcTTGATCGTTTTACATCAGCTATTTCAGCGTTATGGTGCACCTATACTTGCTGGCTAACACaaaatcagaagaagaagaaaaaaaaagatccaTGCAATAGTGAAATCATCACTAGATGAGCTAGAAATTATCAGCAAACCTTGTGGCAATTTAATAACAAATTTTCGAGTTTTCAGGAATTTAGTGATTGTACTTTTACTAGtaagaatttaattaaaaaaagaaggaaaaaatttAATGTTGTTGGATGCAGTTAAATAACTAAAAAGGCAAGtgaagcatttaatttcttcatATTTGTATGGGGTTTCAATGTATGTATTTTGCATATTGTTTTGCAGAATAAAAAGGTTAATTTGTTGTTGCTACAATTTGTACATATATCATAACAAAAGAATTGAAATTTAGAAGTGTGTTGAATTGATTCTAAAGCTCTATTGTCCAGGATATCTTGTGAGTAGATAAATTTGTACACAAGGAGAATTGCTCCAAACATTAGAATGTGCCCTTAAAATTTCCATAGCTTTTTTCTTTATAAAGGCTTTACAATCAGCTTGAATCACCATGCAAAGTTTTGAGACAGCCCCAACTCTTAACATCTCTATTAGCACTTCTTTTGTAGCAGAAAATTTAGAAATCAATCCAAGAATCTGAATTGCACTATCATCTGTAGCTGAAGATATCCTAAGTATCCTTTTAGAAACCACTACAATTCCAGCTGCATGTTTAAGTAATTCTGCTCTCCCATCAGCCAAACTACACAAATGTAACAAAAGACAGAACACTAATTCAGTTACCCTTTTCTCATTGTTGCTTAATTCGAGTTCAATTAGCTCGAAAATAGCCCCCAATTCTATCATTTTAAGCCTGTTTCTTCCTCTTGAACATGCATCTATTAGCACATGTAAAGCTGCTTTTGTAGCTTGTTGAGACACCTTAGTTTTGCTGTTTTTGCGCAAAATATTCAACATTTCTTGGAAAAATTCGGGTGTTAGACTCGATAATAGATTTGAACTTGATACTGAGATCACATTTTTCAGGACCATAATTGCATGAGTCTTGATTATTACaacttgattgttgttgttgttgatcatttctctcttcaaaatccaTAAAATAGCTTCAATTAGATCATGATTTTCCTTGACAACTTGCTTGTTATCATGTGTTGGGCTCCAAACAAGATGGAAAATCCTCAAAGCTTCTTCAATTCCCACAATTAATTTTCCTTCCTTAAAACTCCTCAATATGAAACAAACCATGGCCTTAATTACACCAGCTTCATTCAAACACTTCTTATTTTTCTCGTTCTCACTGACCATGTTACCCATTTTCCTTAACGCTTCTACATAAAGCTCGCGATTATTCACCTGGCGAATTAGCCTGATGACATGTGATTTGTTCATAGGATATTTGGGCGATGGTATTTGCTCAATCCCATTCTCAGCATTGCCAATGGTCCAGGATCGGATCAATCGCCCGAGCATATGATTTGGTGTCAACAACTCGATATCTCTAGGCAAAGATTGTTTTGTCACTGGACATGTAGTTGTATTTTTGTCTGCCATCAACAACCATTGTTCAATACTTTGACGGTCGTAAGTAATTCCAGTGACTGTTGTAACAGGATCTTTCATGATTTGTAGTGATATAGGACACAAGAAATATTGGGGTATCTCTACTTCTTCCATTTTTTCTATATgaaaatcaacaacaagaatCTAACTATAtataatagaaagaaaaaaaaaagagaaacagagttttttttttcttttctgacgagaggtggtaaaagaaagcggctaatatatatatatatgcatgaaTTGTTTGAGTGGACAAAGCAAAGGAAGATGTACCAGAAAATAATCAATTTCTAGATATACGTACTATACtacttatttaattattgttgctTTTGTTTTATTGTCTTTTCGTTTGATTTTTTGGTCAAAGTTTGGACTAGAAGGAGTCAGTCAACGCACGAGGAACAAATGAAAAATATACTACTACTCCATAGAAAACACTTTTTGCTGACTTTCTAACATTTTGCAATTTCAACATTCCAGACCAACCATAGTGGCAAAGTGGGGCTAAGCGACAAGTAGAAAGACGTAGTAATAATCACAAGGAGAAATTCATTAGATACAGTCATTCCACGACCCTTCACAAAAAAACAAAGATTTTATATGTACaaacaatattttcttttcaaaaacttATATGTAAATTACATCAATAATatgaaaataatacaaattaaatattaatttgGGCTCGAAGGTAAAACCTTTCAACCAATAGCTACAAATATAACTCAAAACAATTAAAAGTCTTATTATGATAATCAGAGACGGGGCTAGGATTTAAACAGAATTATAATCCTTTTAAGGTATTGGATTATAAATTAAgaatttgtacatattcattgaattttttaatacaaatatagaaTTTGAACAAAAACTACTAGGTTTGCCGAACCCGTAACCAATATTGTGGCTCCGCCCCTGATGATAATAAATTGATACAACTTTGTGCTACTTGATGAACGAATTACTCGATATCTGTGCAAGTGGAAGGTAGCAATTAAGGTGCGCGAAAACTTTCTGGGACAcgacaatttttttaaaaaaaagttattcTGCAAGTGCTAGAAACAGGTAAAGCAACGTGAGGTCTTTTTTTTGCTTTGTTGAATGCCTTAACAGAGTTGGAAAGTCTGATTCAAAATTGGCTGAACCTGTACTTCACGATATGAAATACTGCATGCATGCACTGCGACAAAAATACTTTTTCTCTTAAACGGCATAACTTCTAGTTTCATGCACTAGATACGGCTTCTTTCCTAATTCTCTTAACTAATTTAATGTGAAAACTGGGAATTTTGGTACATTGGATAGTCCTTCAAGTTTGCCATACGAGGCAAAACAAGTTTCGGCTACGTTATTTGTTGTTTACAAATGATAATATGTACATTTGGACTATGTGAGGAGGAACTTTATATTTGGTTTTTTACTTAATATAAGAATGCTTCTTTTCAAAGATAAAACTGTTTACCTGTAAGTAGTAACATAAAATCAATTTTCTAGTCTTCTTTTGCGTATCCTATTAATTCGCATCTTTTATCAACATTACAGGAAGGAAACAATAAGTTTGGCTATGGCTTGGCACTGGGGCGGTCCAACGGTGTTTGGGGCCTAAAGTCAAACTTCAATGAGGCCCCCTAAGTTTTTCGGTATTAAAAAACTCATTTAGTAAgattttatttaaagtttatttttctagttttttgagatgtaaaattattaataatttatttataatcgATTTCTTAACTAGGATTATATATGTTTCCACTTTCTAGGATTATTATTCAATTCTTttaggattttctgattttctaaaaaatctatgactcaccaatttcttcttcttcttgcatTCAATTATCGTCTAGCTCAACTATATTAGTGATTTGTTCATCTACCACAAAATTTTgcctatttttttatttaaaatttttattgttCGCTAAAAATTTATCAAgcgttttttttttggattgtaTTAAAGTTtcaattctttcattttttggcatttttaatatgcggattcatattttcttgttgacatattaaaattcataataaataaataaaaagatgatACATATACTTACAaacaaaagatataaaaaaaataacaaattctaGATGCAAAGTAATAAGAAAAGTACGGAACAATTGAACCTGGTTTAACAAACAGTCATAGATAACTTGATGTTACTTTTGCTGCTTCAATATTTTTGGTGCAATGTCAAGAAAGCTTGACAAAAAAGGGTTACAATTTCCTTTTGTTATCTTACTTGACGGAGTATTTTATGAGAAAGTGGACTTGTAAAGAAAGATAAAGTAATCAAAGTAATATGGGCCGAATGATAATGATGATAGTGTATAAAGGAGGCAAGAAACATATTCACACCTAAAGTTTAGGACTGAATCCCAAAAGTAACTATTTCTATTACCAAATtatctcttattttctttttcatgaaAAAAGCACTTTTTCTTTGATATActagatattttttaaaaaaaattatcatatGCACCTATTTAATATTAGAAAATTTTGGGCCCCTATAGATATAGGGCCTCAAGCAGTTGCTTGAGTTGCCTTACCATCAGGCCGCTCCTGGCTTGGCAGAACCTAATAGCTTCGACTCACACTTTATATTTgtgttaaaaaatttatttaatatgtatAAGTAAAATATTTCCAAACCCAATAAGTTATTTTGTCCTATATTTCATAATTCTCTTAAATTCTACACTTACACAACTCTTATATATGGAGACGCAACTCAAATTTGAGACTCAAACAACCAACCAATTGACCGATCTAAAGTTTGGTCGATTGACAAATGTGAAACATTATTACTCGTCCTTAATATTCGTCATCTTATCAAATTGTCCAATATCCAAAAAATTGATTCAATGTATGGAGCATTTTTACTAATTCACATAACTACGTTGCATTGgaattttaaatattttgtaCAAATTGAAAGGATTAATTTTAACGCTCTcgtttttttatcttttaaataTATTCAACATTAATTCCCTCCTACGAAAGTTATCAATTTATTCC is drawn from Nicotiana tabacum cultivar K326 chromosome 22, ASM71507v2, whole genome shotgun sequence and contains these coding sequences:
- the LOC107828539 gene encoding leucine-rich repeat extensin-like protein 7, with the protein product MNMHHFTGHSSGLNTLFYLIIFLILFNASTTYQISNSSHDHLGVADIEYTNRRKLLSYNGDILAINPSLNFENFRLKNAYIALQAWKEAILSDPHNITSNWIGSNVCNYTGVFCWPSLDEPSELTIAGIDINHGDIAGTLPHELGLLYDIALFHINSNRFCGTIPESFLNLKLLFELDVSNNRFVGKFPDVVVQLPNLRFLDLRFNEFEGELPRQVFERSFDALFINNNRFSSELPDNFGNSPVSVMVLANNNFQGCIPVSLGKMAKTLNELLLINNNFHSCLPNEIGMLKNLTVLDLSYNQIVGTLPESIGNMESLEQLNLGHNMLSGKISDNICRLPNLKKFVYDNNYFSEESPACLNLNAFADQQNCLRGRPMQRPTLDCQRFLSKKVDCNTFKCALPPPLPTPLPTNCCSCSPPPQPSPATPSPLPSPPLPSPSPPPRTVPPSSPPPPPPTLSPPPPPTPCNASPPPPPPSPPPPTQISSSPPPPNIPTSPPSPPPCAEQAVPPSQDMSPLP
- the LOC107828540 gene encoding E3 ubiquitin-protein ligase PUB24-like — encoded protein: MEEVEIPQYFLCPISLQIMKDPVTTVTGITYDRQSIEQWLLMADKNTTTCPVTKQSLPRDIELLTPNHMLGRLIRSWTIGNAENGIEQIPSPKYPMNKSHVIRLIRQVNNRELYVEALRKMGNMVSENEKNKKCLNEAGVIKAMVCFILRSFKEGKLIVGIEEALRIFHLVWSPTHDNKQVVKENHDLIEAILWILKREMINNNNNQVVIIKTHAIMVLKNVISVSSSNLLSSLTPEFFQEMLNILRKNSKTKVSQQATKAALHVLIDACSRGRNRLKMIELGAIFELIELELSNNEKRVTELVFCLLLHLCSLADGRAELLKHAAGIVVVSKRILRISSATDDSAIQILGLISKFSATKEVLIEMLRVGAVSKLCMVIQADCKAFIKKKAMEILRAHSNVWSNSPCVQIYLLTRYPGQ